From Solanum lycopersicum chromosome 8, SLM_r2.1, the proteins below share one genomic window:
- the LOC138337040 gene encoding putative F-box/LRR-repeat protein At3g28410 isoform X1, whose product MTEGVMEKVLSGCPNLECLELDKVVGVRRLDITSVKLRKLIVTIYETESDDDDEDHCLKIHAPHILHLELLGLCYDKIHFQLRNVVSLVTAVLSLNVHFADLEENLEKECRYLQELLHHVANVKNLELGPWCIECLSILEFKGWPVPPSSWKFLKINAALEPNDYPGICSFLSSSSCLETLVIDWCHPKPRKLLSMYTNEDERRRIFEIHSFNWSMPHLKMFKFINFCGKSSENKFVDLLIKCLRENAIALKKYGIALKFKGRDVFWSYVVRSS is encoded by the exons ATGACAGAGGGTGTAATGGAAAAAGTATTATCAGGATGTCCTAATTTGGAGTGCTTGGAATTAGATAAAGTTGTTGGTGTTCGTCGTCTGGATATCACCTCTGTGAAGCTGAGAAAATTGATCGTAACGATTTATGAAACAGAATCTGATGATGACGATGAAGACCATTGCCTCAAAATTCATGCCCCACATATTCTACATTTAGAACTTTTGGGATTGTGTTACGATAAGATACACTTTCAGCTGAGAAATGTGGTTTCACTTGTCACTGCAGTCCTTTCTTTAAATGTTCATTTCGCCGACCTTGAAGAGAATTTGGAGAAGGAGTGTAGATATTTACAGGAACTTCTTCACCACGTTGCCAATGTCAAGAATCTTGAATTGGGTCCCTGGTGTATCGAG TGTCTGTCCATACTGGAGTTCAAAGGGTGGCCTGTTCCACCATCAAGCTGGAAGTTCTTAAAAATTAACGCAGCCTTAGAACCTAATGACTATCCTGGAATTTGCAGCTTTCTGTCGAGTTCATCATGTCTTGAGACATTGGTCATTGACTGGTGCCATCCTAAACCAAGA AAATTGCTGTCAATGTACACCAATGAGGATGAACGACGGAGGATATTTGAAATACATAGTTTTAACTGGTCAATGCCACATCTAAAGATGTTCAAGTTCATTAACTTTTGTGGAAAATCAAGTGAAAATAAGTTTGTAGATCTATTGATCAAATGTTTGCGCGAGAATGCGATAGCACTAAAGAAGTATGGCATTGCTTTAAAATTCAAAGGGAGAGATGTGTTTTGGAGTTATGTCGTCAGGAGTTCCTAA
- the LOC138337040 gene encoding putative F-box/LRR-repeat protein At3g28410 isoform X2, with protein MTEGVMEKVLSGCPNLECLELDKVVGVRRLDITSVKLRKLIVTIYETESDDDDEDHCLKIHAPHILHLELLGLCYDKIHFQLRNVVSLVTAVLSLNVHFADLEENLEKECRYLQELLHHVANVKNLELGPWCIECLSILEFKGWPVPPSSWKFLKINAALEPNDYPGICSFLSSSSCLETLVIDWCHPKPRIIIKGYKEGI; from the exons ATGACAGAGGGTGTAATGGAAAAAGTATTATCAGGATGTCCTAATTTGGAGTGCTTGGAATTAGATAAAGTTGTTGGTGTTCGTCGTCTGGATATCACCTCTGTGAAGCTGAGAAAATTGATCGTAACGATTTATGAAACAGAATCTGATGATGACGATGAAGACCATTGCCTCAAAATTCATGCCCCACATATTCTACATTTAGAACTTTTGGGATTGTGTTACGATAAGATACACTTTCAGCTGAGAAATGTGGTTTCACTTGTCACTGCAGTCCTTTCTTTAAATGTTCATTTCGCCGACCTTGAAGAGAATTTGGAGAAGGAGTGTAGATATTTACAGGAACTTCTTCACCACGTTGCCAATGTCAAGAATCTTGAATTGGGTCCCTGGTGTATCGAG TGTCTGTCCATACTGGAGTTCAAAGGGTGGCCTGTTCCACCATCAAGCTGGAAGTTCTTAAAAATTAACGCAGCCTTAGAACCTAATGACTATCCTGGAATTTGCAGCTTTCTGTCGAGTTCATCATGTCTTGAGACATTGGTCATTGACTGGTGCCATCCTAAACCAAGA ATAATTATCAAAGGTTACAAAGAGGGGATTTGA
- the LOC101251703 gene encoding F-box/FBD/LRR-repeat protein At4g00160-like, giving the protein MASIGGGDRLTNLPEEILLQILSVLPNSRQVVQMSVLSSQWRFLWKSIPASLYFNSEDYLNPDDEEYTMAYAACVNRELHYWRSCEKIKSFRVFPQSYEELIKHDVDLWVNFAVNVGKVEEFTLKFGDCDSLDFA; this is encoded by the coding sequence ATGGCATCGATCGGAGGAGGAGACCGGCTGACTAATCTGCCGGAGGAGATTTTACTCCAAATCCTCTCTGTGTTACCGAACAGTAGACAAGTTGTTCAAATGAGCGTATTATCATCGCAATGGCGATTTCTTTGGAAATCCATCCCGGCATCACTCTATTTCAACTCAGAAGATTATCTTAACCCTGACGACGAAGAATATACTATGGCTTACGCAGCCTGTGTTAATAGAGAGCTTCATTATTGGAGGTCTTGCgagaaaataaaatcatttaggGTTTTCCCTCAGAGTTACGAGGAGCTTATTAAACATGATGTTGATTTGTGGGTGAACTTTGCTGTTAATGTAGGTAAGGTTGAAGAGTTTACTTTGAAATTTGGTGATTGTGATTCTCTAGATTTTGCGTAA